ATCTCCCGTACCAACCTGCTGACCAGGTCGCATAAAAGGTACTATTTTGCTACCAGGCTGATCATCTAGAATCAATACAGCGCGTTCTAAAGGCTTGCTTTCAATAACATCACCCGTTTTAAGATCAGATAAAAAACGCTGCGCGCTATTACTCAATTTATCATCTCCGCTAACACGTACTTCACCGAAATGTCCTTCAATGATGGCAATCACTAATTTTCCATCAGCCATATTCTGCACGGGCAAATATGCTCTTGCAAAAGCATAGCCATGCGCACGATAGTATTCCGTTATTTTGTTTGTTAGCAAACGCATATCAGCTAGATCATAATTCTTGTTAACCACCTCCCCCAAAACAGCTAAGAGATTTGTTTCGCTGTATAAAGTATTGCCACTAAAAACAATCGACTTTACATTCACCTGCACGCCACCCGCAGAAGATTCTTTCTGTGCGGACGTATCCATTTCAATTTTTATATTTTTTGCAGGCAACGTAGGTTTAGGCTCCAACTCGCGTGCGGTTTGACCTGCATCAGGCGCTATTTGCGATAGCGCCGAGACAGGAAAAAGACTTATTGCAAAAAGCGTATACAGACTATTTTTTGTTTTCATTTTATCTCTTCCTTGAAAAATTCATCCATTAAAATATTAAGTTACTGTTGTGCTGGCATTTTTATGCCGCCATCAACAACAAACACCTGCATAAATCCATTTTTATCACGCTCATTTTCATCATTAATCGAAAATTCACTGCTGCTATCATCACTAGTATTATCATTTTCACTACTACCAACATCATTAGCATCAATTTCAACAACAGCTAAATCGCCAACACTGAATGCTTGATTAGTGTTTTCAGAAAAATCACTTGGATTAAAAATATTGTTAACAGTATGTAAAGGGTTAAAAACATGTCCAGCAATTGACTGCACTTGTCCTATAGCAGCATCGCGCTGAATAGAGCTCGGAGGTAATGTCACAGCAGGCGCTGGCACATAGGGAACGGTACCGGCAGATGCAGCCACTTGACTCACAATGTCATTAATATTAGCCACAGGGCCTGCTGCATAATACCAGGTCATACTATTGCTTTGGCCCACCGCTAAATCTGTCATTCTTATAAATAATGCGTAAGACCCATCGTCTTGATCTATAGATATAGGGGAAGTACGAGGATCAAGCTCTGTTGCATTAGTAAAATCACAGCAATCATCAATTGAAGAATCAGCGCCCGCAGAAGTTGAATAAAACAATACGGCGGCACCCGTTACACCATCATCATTTTCCGTAATCAACAATGCTTTCGCTTGAGTATCTTCTATTGTAATCGGCGTAAAACCTGAAGCCGTCAAATTCCCTTTGAATTTAGTTGGACTATCATTCTGCGCGATATAATCATCTCGCGTGCCTACCCATAAGCGTACATTAGATACGGTTGCTGAACCCACATTAGTAATGCTAGTGTCAGTTTTAACGAAAGACGCGGTTTGACCTAAAGTATATTTGTTACTAATTTTTACTGAATCACCAGAATCAAAATCAACGGTAACACTGGACACAATAGATCCAAAACCTTCTTTATAACCTGATATTTCTAAAACCTGATTTGATATTTTACTGGCAAGATCATTATTCGTATTATGTAACTCTCCATTGCGATTCCAGCTTGAAGTGCCATCGCCACCCAAACCTACTTCCAAATCTAATGGATAGTTAGAATAGGTTAATTTGAACCAGCCAGTACGATCAACGCTGTCTTCATAATAGAATGGTTGCTTTAACTGACCCAATGTATCAATTGAAGCTTGTGCTCCATCTCCAAAACGCAATAAATTATTATTAAATACTAAATTTGTTATTGCGGCAGCAGAACCTTTCTTCCAGGTGAAATTACTGGCTGATGGGATATAAACCTTTGTGCCATTGGCGATGGTATAAGTGCTACCACTACCATCAGCACTACCTTGTCCATACTCTAAAGCTAAAGCCCCTGTGCCTGTTGCTGTTAAATCCGCATTAATATTAATATTATTGTGAGCTGTTAGTGTGAGCATATTAGATGACCACGCTATTGGTGCATTAATTGTAATATTACCTACATCGCTGCCTGTGCCGGCAGTGGCAATACTCACATCAGTACCACCACTTAATGTACTAGCAATAGTATTCGCTGCGATACAATTAGTACCCGTACAACTACTCGCACTGATCGTAATATCAGTCGGATCAATTAACCACGTGCCCGATTTACCATTCATTGCCGCCGCAGTGACATGCACCGTATTAGCAACACTCACATTTGCAGCGCTTGTTTCAATAAAACCACCATCACCATTTACAGCGCTTGCATCTAAAGTACCATTAACTATGACGCGATCATTATCAAAATCACCTAATAATAAAATCTGACCTTTTTCGCCAGTAGCTAATGTTTTAGCTTCTATAACGCCAGTATTATTGATAACCGTGCTAACCAAATTACCGGCTGCTTTAGCAGTTAATAACACCGTTCCACCATCCGCTTGAATAGCACCACCTTGTTCAATCAATGCGCGCACTGCTGCTTTTTCAACGATTAATTTAACAGCTCCATTCAAATCTAAAGTCACTTTACTGCCAGCGCCCAGCAATACATTGCCGCCTGTAGCATTTAAATTGCCGGTATTACTAATTTTTGCCGCAATTAAAGCAATGGTGCCGCCATTCGCAGCAGTAATATTACCTTGGTTAATAACGGCCTTACTACTGCCGCCATTAAAACGATAATGCCCAGATAAAAAATCATCAGTGCTAATATTTAACGCTGAAGCAACAATGCCACCCACATTCACCTGAGCACTGGGTGTAAACAATACGCCATTAGGATTGATTAAAAACACCTGGCCATTGGCATTCAACGCACCTTGAATAACTGAAACATCACTACCCAATACATGATTTAATGCCACTGCACTAGTAGAAGGCTGATTAAATGTAACGCTGCTATTACTACCAATAGAAAATGTCTGCCAATCAATAACCGCTTGATTACTTGATTGCGTCACCGTCATATCATTGCCGGTTTGACTAATCACCGCACTGCCCGTCGTCACAATACCATCCGTAGGCAAAACATCGGCATAACTTTGCAGCGTCAGCAACGTCAACGAAGCTGAAATTGCTAATTTAAAACAAAAGTTTTGGTGTTTTTTAGCTTGTCTCGAAAGAGATAGCTCGATCATTGATGGTAAAAAAGCACGCACCGTAGTTAAAACGACTTTAGAAAAGCCGTATATCCATCCTTGGGTTTTCATTGTTATGCCTCTAGCTGGTTTATAGAAATATCAAACTGCTCAATACAGCGGCCAAATTGGTCTTTCCTTGACGCAATTTTGAAAGATATTTAACAAAAAAATGACATACTGCTCGCCGGCCTAGAGCAAGAGCCATACAACACAGCAATAAATAAGCCAATAGGTTTAATGAAATAAATAAGGGGACGCTACCCTTTTATTTCGCATGTTATTCATTATCAGATACTCGCTTAGGTCGCCCTTGTGGCTTAAAGCTTAGCGCACGTCCTGCCAGTCTTTCC
The nucleotide sequence above comes from Gammaproteobacteria bacterium. Encoded proteins:
- a CDS encoding filamentous hemagglutinin N-terminal domain-containing protein, which translates into the protein MIELSLSRQAKKHQNFCFKLAISASLTLLTLQSYADVLPTDGIVTTGSAVISQTGNDMTVTQSSNQAVIDWQTFSIGSNSSVTFNQPSTSAVALNHVLGSDVSVIQGALNANGQVFLINPNGVLFTPSAQVNVGGIVASALNISTDDFLSGHYRFNGGSSKAVINQGNITAANGGTIALIAAKISNTGNLNATGGNVLLGAGSKVTLDLNGAVKLIVEKAAVRALIEQGGAIQADGGTVLLTAKAAGNLVSTVINNTGVIEAKTLATGEKGQILLLGDFDNDRVIVNGTLDASAVNGDGGFIETSAANVSVANTVHVTAAAMNGKSGTWLIDPTDITISASSCTGTNCIAANTIASTLSGGTDVSIATAGTGSDVGNITINAPIAWSSNMLTLTAHNNININADLTATGTGALALEYGQGSADGSGSTYTIANGTKVYIPSASNFTWKKGSAAAITNLVFNNNLLRFGDGAQASIDTLGQLKQPFYYEDSVDRTGWFKLTYSNYPLDLEVGLGGDGTSSWNRNGELHNTNNDLASKISNQVLEISGYKEGFGSIVSSVTVDFDSGDSVKISNKYTLGQTASFVKTDTSITNVGSATVSNVRLWVGTRDDYIAQNDSPTKFKGNLTASGFTPITIEDTQAKALLITENDDGVTGAAVLFYSTSAGADSSIDDCCDFTNATELDPRTSPISIDQDDGSYALFIRMTDLAVGQSNSMTWYYAAGPVANINDIVSQVAASAGTVPYVPAPAVTLPPSSIQRDAAIGQVQSIAGHVFNPLHTVNNIFNPSDFSENTNQAFSVGDLAVVEIDANDVGSSENDNTSDDSSSEFSINDENERDKNGFMQVFVVDGGIKMPAQQ